CACCATTGGCATTGGCCATTGATAGGCGTGGGTGGCGGTTCTGATGGCTCTGGGGGCTCCACTGGGTTGCGTACCTCTCTCGATTTTAATTGACTTTGatttttagtttttttttttcgcggGGTTGTCGCGTGCTTTCGTGTTTCGTTCCGTCAATTcttcctcccacctcccagtGTGCCAGTTCACCGCCCATCTGCCTATCACCAAAGAAACCAACCGTCCTCGATTCGATCGCCTCCCGACCTGCATCAGCCAATTGCAATGGCAGCCCCTCGCCGCATCGTCTTCCACGAAGACCTGAAAAAGGACTTCCCCACAATGATACCCAAACACTGCGAGGTCTGCAGACAGCCTCATGCGCTGCTCTGGCTGCAGCGTCTACTACTACTGCACGCGCAGCTATTAGACCCTCGACTGGCCAACCCACAGCCCACCTGCAAGCAAATCAGCGCCAAGCCCAAGGGGGTCCAAGCCGAGGAGACAAGATTCGTGCTCGCAGGGGGCTGCTCCCATTGGACGACCCCAACGTCAATGGTGTCTTCTGGCGCCATGTCCACCTCCGTCCCTATCTCCAGGCGAAGTTCCTCTATGGCGAATTCCTGGTCCGCTCATGGCGCCGCCAGGGAGTCGAGGACTCGCTGAAGCAGTATCTCGACATTCTCCACCGCAATCGCCCCAATAACCAGGGCGCTCGAGACTCGGTTCCGGCTTGTTCATCCGTTTCGACCAGGACCAAGAAGCTTACGATCTCATCTACTGGCGGGCGCAGGACGGCCCAAAAGGGCTTTGGCTGGGCCGACCTCTCCCAGCCCTTTCTGGACGACCAGAACGTCGACGCCACCGGGCCTGTCGACTTGGGGTGCCCCTGCTTTCTCCAGCTCACGCCCGTCGTGACCCTCTGCCTAATCAAGTTTCACCTGCTCTAAAACCTCAAAGGGATCATGCACCTGCGGGAGACCACACCCCCCGGCAGTCCTACCCCGACAGTCCTACCCCGACAAGAGACGAGATCCTGTCCGTCCTCAAGGGCAAGTACCAGTGCGCAGGCAACGTGGTGGACAACCAACCCGTTGTCGACTTTTACAACAACAAGAGCCTTTTGGCCGAAAGATGAACCATCTGCTCCAGCAGATGACGCAGCTCTACTACTCTGCAGACGAGGACAACAAACACATATGGGGGCTGATAACAGATCCCACCGAGGAGGCCTTTTCAGCTCACCCGGTAACCTACACCCCCGGATCTTGGAACGAGGCTGGTGGCGAGGggctggtggggggttgggaacAGCGGGGTACCTTAGGGTAAGGGTCCAAAAAAGATCGTCGCCTGCAGGATTCGAACCTACGCTCCCGAAGGAACGCCCTTAGCAGGGGCGCGCGTTAACCACTCCGCCAAAGCGACTTGCAAACAAATTTGGAAAGTGATCACATATAGCACTCACTTCTCATCTTGAAGCCTCACAACTGGTTTCCTGTTCCTAGCTTCTAGCAGGTGCATAGTTAGATAAACTATCAAAATAAATCTATCCCCGTCTCTTACTCTCCTCCAGCATCAACTCCTTTACTATACCCACACCTTCCTCTCGATCCTGCTGAGAAGCAATGTCCAGTCCCCATGCTGCGAGGAAGGGTGCTTCGCCACGGTAGTGTCGATGGAGCCACATGCGCTCCTGGAGACTGTATTTCGGGCGAGAGAGATGTACCGAGTGTTTCGAACCGGAAGTTCCTCGGTGCTATCGCTGCCCATCGGTCTGGTGATGGTAATCGCCGTTGCTGAGCTGCCGCTTGCACTATCTGGTGTCGGTGGCGGCGTTCTTAGCCCTGTCACCGGGGTGGTTGTATAGACGGTATTTGGGAGTATGGTTCTGGGATCAAGCGCCTGGGTAGCAGTTTTGTCATTACTCCCTGTCGGCAGCGAGGGGCTGTCCAGCATGATCTTTCCCATCACCTTTTCAACATCTGCAGACTCAGTGGACAGGTCCGCGTTCTGCTTTTGAGAAGGGATAACTGGAAGCGCCTTCCACCTGGAGCCTTTCCGTGTCAGCATCGGGGGGGGGCTCGCCTTTCCGTTCTAGTGACGAAATTCGAAGCGGAAGGGGACGGAGGTCGACAGCATCCCTGTCAGGAGGACGTATCCCCGTCAAGGATGCTTGTCTCGGTGGCGGATTTGCTCATGGCAGCCGCGAGCATGTCACATCTTGCGAATAAAAGTCGAGCCACTGAGTTCGCCTACTGTCCGCAGAGACTGCTCGGCTTCGCGGTATAGGGCTCGGCTCAGTGATGGGATTTTGCTCGTCGTTGACACGGCCACCGCCAAGATGCGTGATCTCTGGCCACGAACTGTGTGGGCCTGTAGAAACTATCTCTCTGATGTGATGTCGTGTCAGCAAAATAACTTTCCGCTGTGGACCGGTAGTACTAGTCGTCTGCATACCCGCTGCTGTTGGAGCTCTTCACCCAGTTCCGTATCCGGACGCTCGTCgttttggtgatggcggcttTCATGGAGGCCGACCGTCCTGGCTGAACCATGGGCACGTCACGGTCCTGAGTAGTCTTGTTTTTCGGCTTGACAGTAAAACATCATGATTTCAGCTGCCGGTCCAACCATGACCAGCGTCCTCGGTTTGAAACAAGTTTCGTGGATCATCTCCATGGGCTCAGGTTTTGCCATTGTGCACTGCATCACCTACATGTATCAAGGCAGGTAGATAAGGTAAAATCCAAAAGATGTAATTGAAATTGCCAAAAGATGCACAACAGAGAGATGTGACGTGTAGAACTGATATTTCCGGGCGCAAAGATTTCTTCTCATTCGGAGGTGCGAATTCAGGGTGTGCTCGGCAGCCAATCCCTTGCGTCAAACAAGTAAAACACAAAACAGCATCACAGGCTGCATTAATCAGACTTCGTAGCAGCTTGACTCAGAGACATCCACAGGTGATTTTATCAACAAAACATTCCTGTTCACCTCCTTGTGTTTCAAAGATGGCTCGAGCTCAAACACCgattttatttttatctACAGGTATCCAAAGTATCGAGATCTAGCGTAACCCCCACTCTCTCAAGAACAGTTTATCTCTGTTATTTGACTCTTAGGCAGGTTTGTGGTTTCGTCCAACACCTTGACAAATCGACTCTTGACAGCATCGAACTTCCCATCCCCAGCTCGCGCCTTGCCCATGTGCTCCATTGCGGCAAACACAACGCTCTCCATCAGCCGAAGCGCCAACTCTCCAGCCTTGTCATGGTTGTAAAAGGCTGGTGTTTCGTTCACCTCCAACAGCCACACCTTTCCGTTGTCATCGACCAAAAAGTCAGCAGCGAAAAGCTCAAACGATTTGCCAACCGTGTTGAACTTATCAGCCATGGTGTGCGCAGCAGCCTTGAACAGTTCCGCTGTCACGTTGCATATCTGGTCCCAGACGCCCTCCTTCCACCCATCCCCCAACAGCTTCTCGGGCACTGCGTCCGACCAAAAGTCTCTCATGGACTCGTTGCTGACAAActcgtcctcatcctggAGAGCCGTGTTGGTGAGGCTCGACCGCAAGCTTGGGTTCTCCCATGGGGGCTGGTAGTCCTCGCAGGCTAAAAGAGCGAGTAGTTCTCGGAACACGTGAACCTTCAAACGACCCATGGCCAAGACGTAAGCCCTGACATGCCACTTCTTGCCCTCAACTGGTGGTATGCGGACAATGTATTGCTGCGCGACAAACTCCCGCATCTGTGCCGAAGGAATCCGTCCGTCCTTCTTGAAGACGTACTGCACTCGTTTGTGGTCGCCTTTGCCCCCACCCtgcgccttcttctcgtcaAGCCCAAACCCGCTGATGGTTGTGACCAACGCGTCCAAAGCATTCAGTCCGGGCAACGACAGGGAGACGccatccttttccttttctttttccttttccctctcttcctcttcctcggcctcttcctcgtcatcagTGTACTCGTACTCGGCCAATTCCAGGTGACTAGCCAACTCTTCCACAGTGCTGAAGATTCGGATTCCCGCGCCACAATCAATCAGCGCCGGCTTCAAAATCCACCAGTCTCTCTCAATTGGCTCGCGGCTCTCATTCTGTTCCAGCGAGTACAGCAAGCTCAGATCATCGGCCGCTGTGAGCGACTCGTCTACGTACTCGGCGTAGTCAAGCGAGAGCCTCACAGTGAGGGGAACATGGTCGGGCAGCTTGCTCTCGGGTCTCTTTGCCCGCCAAAAGTCAACCACCCTGGCGAGGTAGTCCTTGCGTGCCAAAGCGTCGCTGGATGGGTAGGCGTTGATCAGCCCGTTCTTGGAGTTGTTGAGAATTGCAAAGTTGCGTCCAATCTCCCAGCCGTCAAGGTACTGAAAGGACTCCTCCAGGGGCTCATTGGGGAAGTCCTCAAAGCTGTCATAGAAGATGGCGTCGGGGACGTGGTCGAGAATGAACTTGCGAAGATGGGGGTTGAGCCAAGGGCAGGCCCCGTTGATGAAGACGTGCATTTTGGAGtttgttcttcttgtttcTCTCTTGGCTCGAGACAAACCGGGCTAAGGGGCAAGAGACAGAGAGCCAAAGGCGTTCAGCGTGAAATCTTGCCCTTTTCTGCTTCTGGAGGCTGAATCACTTGGGGGGGGATGCTCAGGCGTGCAACCAGTCTGAAGTCCATATGGTGGAGTGGAGTTGGCAAAGAGTGTTGCTGGGCGGCCATACAGGTGGTGACAAGGCGGGAGAGACACGGATACGGGGCCGGCGATACggtgaagagaaaagagCAGTCGCACTCGGCTTGGACTTTGATCATTATATAGCATTCTTGCTGTTCACTCTGTCCTAAAAAGTCCTTCTGTCAGTCCTTCGAGAAAAACTATGGTGGATCAGAGCCAAGAAAGTCGAGACAGCAACGCCAAGCCGGCTCGCCTTCTCGCGACGAGGGACATTACCTAACAAGCATCCGACCACAGGGTGGGCCTGGGATTATCAACACTTAGATTGGACGGTGCTTGATTTCGTCCACGTAATGTCGGCAGCAGTATCCTGGTGCCATCACCATGTTGTTACATTTTTTGAAAAGCTTGCAGGCCACAGGAAAAAAATCAAACAGAGCCACAATGTGTCACCGAATGTCGACAGGCTGGCACGTATTGCTCAAAGATGCATAGGATCAGGGATCAGGGGTCACCAGCTCAatacaaccctaacccttttGAAATGGGTGGAAAGGAGGCGAAAAGGGGTAGAAGTGAATGTCAACAAACAGTTACTCATGGCAACCGAAACAGCAGGTTGTCTACATTTGGTCTGGCAGGTTGTCACGGCTTGACACTTGGTGGAGCGCGGagcgcaccacggaccaatcgttagtacataagcaaggaccaatCAGGACAGGATTattgggatcgaggatcgatccatAAGAGTCAATCCCAGAAAggacagtatcgataggatcgagggtcgagtcaatCGATCCAGGACGGTGCCAGGCTTAGCATagggactatatatacggaggaactggctagtataaatagatagttccgtagtatataatataagttataatcgttagtatttagACTATTGTAATAgaaataagctattattatatactatttagctataccaaACCAgaattatttagaagtactTTTAACTAATTTCtcttttaaaggttttagataggggttcgtcacacgttatatacttactttaactctattataaataaattaaaagcgtctttttactactatagctGGACttaaaacgtttaaataggaggcgtcttgcctagcctaggcgccgagggacttTTTATTAGACCTATACcttttaccgtaaagtaggttattaagtattttaaaaaactCGAGGGTAAAGCTTAATAAACCTAAaaatagattttcgctatctcgacTACGtttaaattaactattaAATTTCTAATACCGAAAcgctataaaggaaaaaaaatagagcttaaagggttcttaatttagcttaaaacttatttttattaatatttaaattaatttattaataaaaaatcgaaaataattttcgcggtTATTAAATTTAAGgataaagctcttatatagttcgagcctatcctcgataATTATTACGAGTAGGAGCCGAAGGACCAGGAgaagattattataaaatattttaaaaactATTATACCTTCGAGGTTAagcttaaaaaggtatttaggaaatataataaaataaagcgCGTATAgtgtcacacggcaaaagccaaccacccacaaccacgaTACCACCAAAGGAACTGCACGTTGTGAACCATCGTCAAAGTGAGGCGGACAATCAGTCGTCAAGGcatggcggttatcaaaggaagGCCACTGGCCCTGTATGATattgaaggacttggcagcggcctgaggccacaagggcacgggccaggcaagggaggataaaatacgcgatcaggatcaccaagactgtattttccttcttcatctttcagtatcacgctcttcgaggccattgaagattattagcctgaattgaaccatgagttccaagccctgatattgcagcccttgtcacataTAATCTTCAAACAACCGAAGACGACAAACAACACACTACAACACCATAGCGCTATCACCACTTACCCCGCTTTCTTCCTTTGTTGATGTCCACCACGTCATCATCAGCTCCACCCTCAGATATCGTTGAAGGATTCGTTCCATTACCTTGCAACCCTTgggttgacgacgacgaagactcCGACTTCACTACAGGAGAGTACTCCTTCAACACGTCGCCTATTCCGCGACCCTTCATTCCTGGCTACGCAGCCCATATTCCTCTCCCGACGTCACCTACGTACGCGACCGCTCGAAATCTACAAGAAGAACTCGACAACGCGTCTATCTCTACCTACAATATGTCGGACTATCGCTCCCCGTCAGCCGAGCCTGTTCAGGTCGACGACCACATGGAGCTTACACTCTACTCGCCTCAGGACTTTGAAGCCATTATGAGCGACCCCACCGATATCCAGCCCTTGCCTGGTGCTATTCATGATCCAGCACCCTGGATCGTCGAACTCCATCGCCGCATGAGTGAGACCTATGAGGGTGTACGACAACttgctcaacagcagcacaaaGACCGCATTGACGGCCAAGAGCTCGCACGCCTTAAGCAGCAGTACGAGCATATCCGCGTACAATACACTATTTGCGCCAATATGGTCAAGCTCGGGGTCCAAGTTTCAGACCAGCAGATCCAGCACTTCCGGCAGCAAGTCGAAAATGCCAGTGCTACCTTCGCGGACGAAATCTGGGGAGCTATCGCGGTCATTACCCAAGATGAGCgccagcggcagcaggcCATTGAGCAACTTCGGGAATCTGCTAAACGTCATCAAGCGGCTCTATTAACTCTCGAAAAAGAGGTCACGAACCAAAAGAGGTTTAACAACCAAGTCGAGAACTGGGCTCACCAGCGTAACCGTGATATCGATGGACTTTTAGCAAAAGAATTCGTCGACCCCACTACGCTGGACGCACATAGCCGAACCGTCATGGAGCAGGTTAAGAAGCTGACGGAAGAGGCTCTAGAGGAGTTCCGTACGCAGCTAAAGCAGAACCCTGATGCCGACATTGACTCCGTCTGGCGTAGCCTTAGTCAACGGGCATCGACGCGACCATCGCAACCGTCTCTAGCCGTACCATCGAAGGTATCATCTTCAACTCGGCGTGCCCGGGAATACCTGACTACCCAGGCACTACGGACTGCTCAGACACGCCGTACGGCCCAACAAGCCCATATCCAATTTGAATCCGCCCGGGCCGGCCCTATGCGTATGGCACCCGAGTCCAAcgatggaggcggaggaaACCTTCCCCACGACGACGATTCTTCGCCGCCAATGGGGAACCACCCTCTGATCCTAATAGCTCGGACTCAGAGGACCCCGACGATGGTCGACGAGAAGGTCGACCTCCTCCCGGAGGGAATAGAGGCCCACCCAGGGGACCCCCGACAGGACGCAATCGCCCTCGGTCACCCAGTCCCTCGGGTCGAGACGACCTCTCTCGACTCATTCGTCACTTTTCCCAGACGCCGGTCCAAGTTAACCCGGTACACATGTCGAAGCCCCAGGCCTACGATGGCAGGGACCTCTCCAAGTTCCGGCCCTGGTGGCTTAAGGTGGAAGCCTACATGGATTCCTACCCCACTGGGTTCCCCAGCGACCAGGTCAAGATCAACTGGGTTGGATCTCTTCTCATGGACAAGGCCCAGGTGTGGCATCAACAGCGAGTCAGTCAAGTACGAAGACTGGGCTTCACAGACACTTGGAGCAACtacgccaccgccatcaaagAGCGCTTCCGGGATACGGCCGAAAGGTACCGCAATGCCCGCAAGATGCAGGAACTTAAGTATCACGGAGACATCTCACAGTATCTGACTGAGCTCTCTGATCTTAATGAGGTAGTACAGTGGTCAGGAACCACGTTCCAGAGTCATATCTCGAAGGCACTACCGGACGAAATCACCAAGCTGATCTACTCGAGGCAAGGTGGTATCCCGAAACAGACGACGACTTCCTCAACGCTATCGAGGAAGCCGGCCACATCTACGAGAATATGCTCACCAACCCAGGCATCGCTGTTAACCAACGGGCGGGAAAAGACGCGCCCACTTCGATCTCGGAGCGCTCGAAGTCGGGCCCTCCACACCAAAGTCGCTCCCAGCAACCGTCAAATCCATCCTTAAGAAGCACCAAGGCACCAGCCAAAGCACCCAACGCCAGACCCGATCCAAAGGATATTAAATGGGCGACCGTCAAGGAAGCCCTAGCAGGATCTCGCAGGAGAACGTCGACAGGCATAAGAAAGACGGCTCCACGTGCTGGCGATGTGGTcgcaacaaccaccataCCCTCGCCTGCTTCGCCAGAAAGGATGTCTCCGGTAACGACCTTCCTGCGGCTCCTCCCAAGGTAGCCGGGGTCAAAcggaaggccgaggagaaagagaaagaaaacgaaATAGCACCTCCAAAGAAAGTACGAATTGACGCTATTGGGGTACAcattgacgatgatgaaccACCGGTCTTCGAAGTACTGGACGACGACATGTCTGGCACCGAGACGGGTTTTCACTAGGCCGCCTGCCCACGCCGACAGGATGTAATCGGCCTACTGGCGTTACCGTTGCGGGAGTCAAGCGCCCtcacgaggaggatgaagatgaacaACCACGACGCCGGCCTAAGGTGGGGACCAGGCCCATCGTCAACATGAGCATCATCAAGGGTACCAACGCGCGTCCTCGGGAACATCCGGTACGCGTCCTCTTGGACCCTGGCAGTGCCGTTCCCGTCTTATCAGAGGATGTGGCTACTCGCCTCACGATCAAGACCTTCCGTCACCCTCCTGGGTTCTACCTTCAATCCTTtactggagaaggagatgtcAGTAAGGAAGCGTTGTATACCGACACTGTGGTGCTCAGGCACTCTGAAGACCACTTCACCAAGTTGCAATTTGAAGTCAGCAAGCTCGACGCGGAATGCGACATCATCCTACCACATTGGTGGCTCCAAGAACACCAACCAGCCGGTTTCTACGATCAAGACCCCACGAAGATCGTATTCACCTCTCCCACATGCCGCGAACGATGCACTAGCCTATCGGTACTTGGGAAGGCTGGTAGGATCATTTCCAGCGTCAAAGACGACCGAAACTCTATTCCCGAACGCTTCCGGAACCTAGCACCGTTGGTCCCTCATGATATATCCAAAAGGCTACCTGATCACAAGCCCTGGGACCACACGATCGACCTGATGGATGGCAAGACACCACCATGGGGGCCTATCTACTCCCTCAGcggcaaggagctcaagtTCCTGCGCGCATGGCTGGATGAGATGCTGGCCGAAGGCAAGATCAGACCTTCCAAGTCCCCTTGCAGCGCTCCACTCTTTATGGTGGATAAGGACGCCTCTATCGAGAAGAAAGGAACGCATGAGGACGACCTTCGACCCGTGGTGGATTGGAGATCACTTAATGGCATTACCATCCCTAACAGGTACCCCCTACCACTCATCAATGAGCTACAAGATCGCCTCGCTGGAGCCAAGTACTTCACCAAGATCGATCTTAAGAGTGGATTCAACCTTGTACGAatcaaagaaggagatgagTGGAAGACTGCCTTCCGCTGCCGCTACGGCCTCTTCGAATTCACGGTCATGCATTTTGGGCTAATCAATGCCCCAGCCACCTTCCAAGCCATGGTTCATGGGGTCCTCAGCGACCTAATCGACATGGGGGTACTGGCGTACGTTGATGATATCCTCATATACGCCGAGACTATGGAGGAGCACGACCGGCTCACAAAAGAGGTATTACGAAGGCTAAAGGAGAATAACCTCACCATCTCAGCAAAGAAGTGTGTGTGGGCAACCAGGCAGGTCGAATACCTTGGGTATATCATCTCTGAGCATGGGATCTCTATGTCTAAGGAAAAGGTAGACTGCATCTTGAACTGGGAAAGACCTACCACACTCAAGGCCACCCAATCCTTCATCGGCTTCGCCAACTTCTATCGACGCTTTATTAAGGGGTTCTCTACCATTGCCCAAGCCCTCACGGCATCCCTGAAGCTCGACGCACGCCATTGGAAATGGACACAAGCTATGGAGATAGCATTCAACAGGCTCAAGGAGGCCTTCACCACTGCTCCCATCCTCGCTCACTTCGACGCAGCAAAGCTGGCGGTCCTGGAGACGGATGCGTCCGACTTCGCCCTAGGTGGAGTGATGTCCCAGAAGGGGGACGATGGCAAGCTCCACCCGGTAGCTTTCCACTCCAGAAAGCTCACCAAACCAGAGATGAACTACGAAGTACACGATAAAGAGCTATTAGCTATCGTCGACTGCTTTGCAAGATGGCGAAGATACCTTGAGGGGGCGGGAGCATCGCGTTGAAGTATACTCCGACCACCAGAACCTGGCATACTTCACCACAGCAAAGGTCTTAAATAGACGCCAGGCAAGGTGGGCGCAAGAGCTCGCCTCCTACAACTTCATCATTATGTATCGCCCTGGACGTCTTAACGGCAAGGCCGACGTGCTCTCGAGACTCGATCAATATCGGcctgagaaggggggagatgaggacCAGCCGATCACTTCGGTCCTAAAAAATCACCACTTTTCACCGCCAAATGAAGGACCTTCCTTCCTGGTTTCCTCAGCAAGGCTCGCCAGTATTCCGGCTACACCGGCATGGAACGATGATTTCATCGCCAAGGTCAAAACAGCCGCCCACCAGGATGCTGAGTATACGAGAGACCTGGCCACACCGCCCAAAAATGAGCATGTGGATGACGGCCTACTGTACCACAACAACCTGTTGAGGATCCCTAAGGACCCCGCGTTACGCGACGAGATCTTCAAGTCTGAGCACGACGCAGCCGTCGCCGGCCACCTGGGAATGGACAGAACTATCGACCTTATACGGCGCAATTTCTGGTGGCCAGGCATGGATCAAGACATCCGCGAATACGTACGTGGGTGCAGAGAGTGCCAACAGAACAAGAACCCCCGCCATGGCACCTTCGGGCTGCTCCAACCGATGGAGATTCCTTGGAAGCCATGGAGAGCGATTTCCATGGACTTCATTACGGACCTACCACTGTCCTCTAGATGCGACTCGATCTGGGTCATCGTGGACATGTTCACGAAGATGGCACACTTCATACCCCTACGCGTGGAAGCAAAGAAGACTGACGACTTGATACGGATCTTCGCGCGCGAGTACTGGCGACTTCACGGCGTTCCGGCGGATATTATCTCCGATCGAGACTCACGCTTTACCGCCCACCTGTGGAAGGACTTCCTGAAGCTTGTCGGCATCAACAGTCGCATGAGCACAgccttccacccccaaacagATGGCCAGACAGAGATCGTCAACCAAGAATTAGAGATGTATCTCCGTGCCTTTGTCAACTACGAGATGGCTAACTGGAATGAATTACTTCCCATGGCAGAATTCGCGTACAATAACGCTCGCAAGTCGACCACAGGCATGTCGCCTTTCTTCGCCAACTATGGCTACCACCCTGCTTCCAATAACCCGTCCTCGAACACCACCGTCCACAACCCCTCGAGCAGGCTATACGCACACTGGATGACCCAGGTTCATAAGGAAGCGCGGAAATCACTAGAGGACGCCCGCTCGCGTATGAAGCAGTGGGCCGACttgaagagagaaaagaagccCCTCTATTTGAACAGGATCAACTGGTGATGTTGAACGCCAAACACATTAAGACGCGACGACCCTCCAAGAAGCTGGACAAGAAGATGCTGGGCCCGTTCAAAATCCAGAAGGTGATCTCGCCTACCGCTGTCCGACTGGCTCTCCCCAAGCACTGGCGAATCCACAATACCTTCCACGTCTCCCTCATCGAGCCCTATCGCGCTGGCGGCCAGGCACTGCCTGACCCAGACCAGGTCCTGCGAGAAGCTGCGCCGGTAGAGGCAGAAGACTACCAAGTGGAAAAGGTGATAGATTCGACCATGATGGGTGAAGAAGTCAAGTATCTGGTCAAGTGGGAAGGTTGGCCTCAAAGGAAACACTGGACGTGGGAGCCCTTCGATCACTTCTACAGCGACGGAGCCAAGGCGGCCTTACAAGCCTTCCACGCGCAACACCCCGACAAGCCCAAGGACCGACGTATGGAGGCctgaagccatcatcaagctCGTGGGCGAgcatgagaagggggggagatggtgtcacacggcaaaagccaaccacccacaaccaccaccaacaacactgtcgataccaccgcaaggaggggtaactgcacgttgtgaaccagt
The window above is part of the Podospora pseudopauciseta strain CBS 411.78 chromosome 2 map unlocalized CBS411.78m_2.2, whole genome shotgun sequence genome. Proteins encoded here:
- a CDS encoding uncharacterized protein (EggNog:ENOG503PGWV), encoding MLTRKGSRWKALPVIPSQKQNADLSTESADVEKVMGKIMLDSPSLPTGSNDKTATQALDPRTILPNTVYTTTPVTGLRTPPPTPDSASGSSATAITITRPMGSDSTEELPVRNTRLQERMWLHRHYRGEAPFLAAWGLDIASQQDREEGVGIVKELMLEESKRRG
- a CDS encoding uncharacterized protein (EggNog:ENOG503PGWV), with product MVQPGRSASMKAAITKTTSVRIRNWVKSSNSSGSWPEITHLGGGRVNDEQNPITEPSPIPRSRAVSADSRRTQWLDFYSQDVTCSRLP
- a CDS encoding uncharacterized protein (COG:O; EggNog:ENOG503PBIG), which translates into the protein MHVFINGACPWLNPHLRKFILDHVPDAIFYDSFEDFPNEPLEESFQYLDGWEIGRNFAILNNSKNGLINAYPSSDALARKDYLARVVDFWRAKRPESKLPDHVPLTVRLSLDYAEYVDESLTAADDLSLLYSLEQNESREPIERDWWILKPALIDCGAGIRIFSTVEELASHLELAEYEYTDDEEEAEEEEEREKEKEKEKDGVSLSLPGLNALDALVTTISGFGLDEKKAQGGGKGDHKRVQYVFKKDGRIPSAQMREFVAQQYIVRIPPVEGKKWHVRAYVLAMGRLKVHVFRELLALLACEDYQPPWENPSLRSSLTNTALQDEDEFVSNESMRDFWSDAVPEKLLGDGWKEGVWDQICNVTAELFKAAAHTMADKFNTVGKSFELFAADFLVDDNGKVWLLEVNETPAFYNHDKAGELALRLMESVVFAAMEHMGKARAGDGKFDAVKSRFVKVLDETTNLPKSQITEINCS